The Euphorbia lathyris chromosome 4, ddEupLath1.1, whole genome shotgun sequence genomic interval TTATCTGGTAATATTCTCATTTAATCTATATGCTTTTTCTTTCAGATTCCCAAATACGGGATTTTCGAAAATGTAAATTCAATGAATGAGCTGGCACAAATGCCTCAGTGGACAGCTGAGAAACCTTTGCGGATTGCTACTGGCTTCACTTACGTATGCTATGTgcacaactttttttttttttgttcagcTTAGCATTCAGTAATTTTATTAAGCATTAGATTTGCTTGCTTTTTCTGTTATTTGGCTGCTTGAgatttattttcctttctgCCTTTGTACAACAGCTGGGTCCAAAATTTATGAAAGACCATGGAGTGAAGCATGTCACATTTTCAACTGCTGACGGAGCACTGGAAGCTGCTCCTGCGGTGAGATACAATCCTCAGATGTAGGAAGAGTAAATTGCTTTTGGTCTAATTTAAGTGACCGTCTTGTATACCCTGGTTATACATGAGTGTGCATATGATGCCTTACTTTATCATATAGATGGCAaagagtaaaattgatcttacatTATTTTTCAGATGCAGcataattgaaatttgaaaggttctataattttttttttttttgctttctcCTGTGTCATAAATGTATAGCTTACTCATAGGAAATCAACATTATTGTGATTTATACATTTACGTTTTATAACCTATataatgtgtataaataggtTGTAAGTCTTCATTACCAAATACATGAATATAGAATattattctctctttctctGTGTTTACATCCTCTTTCTATTCTTTCATCTTCTAAATGGTGCATGTAGAGGGAGATTAAGTTCTATCTTTCTATTTGCTGCTCAGTTATTGACTGATTAGCCAATACTCGAGAGGGATTTGTGGATAAGCTGATACATGGGTTTTAACTGTCTTGATGTCAGTGACCAGTGATTTTGTATGCATAGTCCGATTGTGACACTTAGATATCCTTTGGGTTAGTTATTTACACAATGAAAAACTATGAAAAGATGTTCAGTTTGATctagaaataaataaatgagcATAAACAACAACCTTCCTAAATTTTGTTTCTCCTTCTGTACTTGTTTTTCGGGTTGAGACACATATACATCTCGAAATTGGTGGTCTTATGTAGTTAAAGGTATttattgtcttttattttagatGGGAATAGCTGATGCAATTTTAGACCTTGTGAGCAGTGGAACTACATTGAGAGAAAACAACTTGAAAGAAATTGAAGGCGGAGTTGTATTGGAGAGCCAGGTAAGCTATGAAGCTGCAGAATGGAACTTATAACCACGCACTGATGAAATTGCTTCGCTTAAAGTTGACATATTCTTCAGGCTGTTCTTGTTGCAAGCAGGAAATCCTTGATGCAACGGAAGGGTGCTCTGGACACAACACATGAGATTCTTGAAAGGTTGGAGGCACATTTGAGAGCAATCGGTCAATTCACGGTGTGTATGTCAATGTATTTAATTCTGTGCTCTCTCCTACcttgctttcttcttcttcttctgttatATATGGTTGTGAAATTTAAATCACAGGTGACTGCAAATATGAGAGGAAGTAGTGCTGAAGAAGTGGCTGAACGCGTACTTAGCCAGCCCTCTTTGTCTGGGTTGCAGGTGAGAATTTTTCCATCCTCAAATACCATAAATTCAAACAGTTCAATGACAGGAGAGCTCATGACTCCGTCTCTCAATGTCTTCAGACATGTGTAACTTAGACAACCCCTTTGGTATTTTAGCTTGAATCTCATATAATCATGACATTTTTATTGTCACATTCAGGGGCCTACTGTAAGTCCAGTTTACTCTAAACGCGATGGAAAGGTGTCACCTGATTACTTTGCCATTGTCATTTGTGTACCAAAAAAGGCATTGTACAAGTCTGTACAGCAACTAAGAGCGGTGAGTTTTTGGATCAACACTCTCTTAAATGCTTCTACTGATTATACTTTGACTTTGACACG includes:
- the LOC136226335 gene encoding ATP phosphoribosyltransferase 2, chloroplastic-like; this translates as MSMSLLQPNLQQCAPSFSSSTSLFPSFSSRRVTSVKPSVSSQFIPLVRCVSQSEVAVSNGKLDGKIIERNEIRLGLPSKGRMASDTLDLLKDCQLSVKQVNPRQYVAQIPQLSSLEVWFQRPKDIVRKLVSGDLDLGIVGLDTVSEFGQGDEDLILVHDALDYGDCRLSIAIPKYGIFENVNSMNELAQMPQWTAEKPLRIATGFTYLGPKFMKDHGVKHVTFSTADGALEAAPAMGIADAILDLVSSGTTLRENNLKEIEGGVVLESQAVLVASRKSLMQRKGALDTTHEILERLEAHLRAIGQFTVTANMRGSSAEEVAERVLSQPSLSGLQGPTVSPVYSKRDGKVSPDYFAIVICVPKKALYKSVQQLRAIGGSGVLVSPLTYIFDEEPRRWRQLLSNLGM